Within the Acidipropionibacterium acidipropionici genome, the region ACCTTCACTGGATCGACGTCGAGGAGACCGATCTGGCCGAGGCGGAGCGCTCCGCCAGGCTGAGGGCCCGGGCCGGCCAGGAGCACTGACCCCCTGGCGCGCGAGCAGTGTCGACTTGATGCGGAATGACGGACATCAACTCGACACATCGCCCGGTGATGATCACGAGAAGCTGACGGTCCACCCACCTCAAGTACTACAATGTAGATCATGAGTGAGGTCGGCATCCGCGAGTTGAAGCAGAACGCCTCGAGCGTCGTCCGCCGGGCCGCCGCTGGCGAGGAGATCACGGTGACCGATCGGGGTCGTCCGGTCGCGCGACTCTCCGCCATCGATCACGGCGGAGTGCGCGGGCTGCTCGCCGCCGACCGGGCCCGCCCACCGATCCGGGCACTGAGCGATCTCCCCGCGCCCACGATCGCCGCCGACGTCTCCTCGGTTCTCCGGCAGATGCGCGACGAGGAGCGCTACTGATGTTCTACGCGGACACCTCTGCACTGGTGAAACTCGTCGTCATCGAGCCGGAGTCCGGAGCCCTGCTGGACTGGCTCGGACACCGCGACGCCGCCCTGGCGACCAGCGACCTTGCCCGCACCGAGCTGGTGCGCTCCATGCGCCGCAGGGCTCCAGAGGCCATCACGCAGGCCCGCGACGTGCTGTCACGACTGCTCCTGGTGAGGGCCGATGCCCAGATCTTCGACGAAGCCGCACGTCTCATGCCGCCAGAGGTTCGAAGTCTCGACGCCGTGCATCTCGCCACTGCACTGGCACTGGGGGACGATCTCGAGGGAGTCATCACCTACAACCTCCGGATGGCCGACGCCGCCCACAGCCTGGGGCTGGAGGTCGTCGCACCGGGGACACCACGAAACCCCCAGCCAAACATCATCTGACTAGGGATTTCAGTGGTGGGCCTCACCGGACTTGAACCAGTGACCTCCGTCATCAGGGTTTAGCAGCAGCCAGGCCCGAACACGAAAAGAGGCCGAGCGTGACCTCGGGGCCATGTCCGGACGGGGAGGTACAGCGGATGAGGCGGCTGAAAACTCGAGTTTCAGGCGACTTGTAGCCGCTGGTCTCCAGCCACGTACTCAACGGCGAGGTCACCGCCGACGGCTTGGAGGTACCTGCGGATGGTGCCGAGTTTCGCGCTGTCAAGGTCGCCATGTTCGATCTTGGAGACCTGCCGCTGTCCGACGCCGATTCGTTCCGCCAGTTGGGCCTGGGTGAGCCCGGCGCGCTCACGCAGTTCGCGGAGCTTGTAGGCGCGGACCTCGGCGCGCATCTGATCCTCGGCGGCCCGGACGAGTCGCTCATCGACCGGGTACCTCTTCTCCAGATCCTCCAGAGACAGGCTCATCGTCATCACTTCCGTTTCAGGTCTGCGAGGTGCTGCTCGTACAGGTCATCGGCTCTTGGGATGTTCTTGCGGTACCAGCGCTCCCAGTCGCCAGCCTTGTCGCCGGCTACCAGGAGGATGGCTCTGCGGACAGGATCGAAGGCGAACAGGATTCTCGGTTCCGATCGCCCCGACGAGCCCGGGCGCAACTCCTTCAGTTCTTGTAGCGGGACGCCTTCACCGTG harbors:
- a CDS encoding type II toxin-antitoxin system RelE/ParE family toxin; the encoded protein is MRPGSSGRSEPRILFAFDPVRRAILLVAGDKAGDWERWYRKNIPRADDLYEQHLADLKRK
- a CDS encoding helix-turn-helix domain-containing protein, yielding MSLSLEDLEKRYPVDERLVRAAEDQMRAEVRAYKLRELRERAGLTQAQLAERIGVGQRQVSKIEHGDLDSAKLGTIRRYLQAVGGDLAVEYVAGDQRLQVA
- a CDS encoding type II toxin-antitoxin system VapC family toxin translates to MFYADTSALVKLVVIEPESGALLDWLGHRDAALATSDLARTELVRSMRRRAPEAITQARDVLSRLLLVRADAQIFDEAARLMPPEVRSLDAVHLATALALGDDLEGVITYNLRMADAAHSLGLEVVAPGTPRNPQPNII
- a CDS encoding type II toxin-antitoxin system Phd/YefM family antitoxin, which encodes MSEVGIRELKQNASSVVRRAAAGEEITVTDRGRPVARLSAIDHGGVRGLLAADRARPPIRALSDLPAPTIAADVSSVLRQMRDEERY